GTTATAAATTGGGCCTGGCCTCCTCCAATAACGAACGGGCGGTCGAAACGGTTAGAAACCAGTTTGGCCTTGATCAATATATCGAAGTCTTTGTCAATGGCGAGGCGGTCTCCAAAGGAAAGCCGGATCCGGAAATTTTTCTTACGGCGGCAAAACTGCTGGGCTTACAACCGGAGGACTGTTTGGTAATAGAAGACTCCAGAAATGGAGTTCTGGCCGCCAAAGCAGCCGGGATGAGGTGTATCGGGTTTCAGAATAAAAACTCCGGCCGGCAAGATTTGTCCAAAGCCGATTTGATTGTGACCAGCTTTAAAAATTTAACGATTGAAGACATAAAAAACTTATTAAATGAACCTCTATAGACATTAATGCCGGAACATTCTGGAAGATCAGTGCCTGAACTCGACTAAAAAGAACTGCCCGGAGGAGACAGAAAGAGAATGGAAACCATCGACCTGCACGGAATAACACGGGAAGAAGCAGAGGAAACATTGGAACGGCGGCTGTTAAGCGCCTTTCAATACGGCGAAAGAGTGGTCCGCATCATCCACGGCCAAGGCAAACACAGCGCCTACTTTCCGGTCCTCAAGTCTTTTGTCCGCCGGTGGCTGGAAGAATCAGAGTTTGCCCGTACCTATGTGGAAGCCGTCTATCGTGGCGAAGACGGTTCCCCTTATACCCCGCCGAATCCGGGGGAGACGGTGGTGAGACTCAAGGGGGAGACCGCCATTGGTGCGGACGAAGAGATCGACTGGGTGGAGGAAGAGGAAGAATTAATCGCCCGGAAACAGGCAAAAAAAAGGAAGGCCCAAGCGCGGCGGGCAGCCTTCCGGCAACCTTATCGTCGTTAGTCCCCGGCGTTGCCTTTTAACATGAAATTGGTATTCAGCTCTGCTACGTCTGGACCAACCACTGATAACCGCCAATTCTTTAAATAAGTTTGGGCAAAATTAAGAATGTCATTACTGCTGATTTTTTGCAGTTCAGATTTATATTGGTCATAATCGGTTGCCCAAGTTAGGTCCAGTTGAGCGCCAATGGCGTCCATCAAAGATAAGAAACTTGGTGTTGAATAGTTTTTATCCTGGGATTTTTCTTCCAGCTCAACGAAATACCGGATTTCTTCCGGAGTAAGCGGTTCCCTTTCCAGTTCTTCCAGTAAATTAAAAACTTCGTAGATGGCCGGTTCCGTATTCTCCGGGAGGACTTGAAATGCAATCGTTATGTTTGGGGCGGTCGGTTCATTCAGATACGAATAACTGACCTGAAGATCGTAGCAGTAACCGCGTTCCTGCCTGAGTCTGGACCAAAGTTGATGTTGGAGGTATTTTTGGATAATCCGGCTGACAAAAAAACCGTCCTCCTCGGGTTTTGGTCCGGGGAAAGCTATAAAAATGGTGCTGACGGGGGCACGGGCATCGGTAAACCGGTAAACAGGGTCTGTGGCCAAACTTGGTGGAATTTCCGGGTTAAGGACTCTTTTCTGTAAATCGCGGCCACTGGGCTTCTTCAGGAAGTCCTCCGGCAGTTCCGAGGTGGTGGAAATCACTATATTGTTGGGCTTATAAATTTCACGAAACCACGTATTGACTTCATTGATATCCAGTTTGGAATAGTCTGCTTTGAATCTATTGAGGTAAGGATGATCCGGTCCGTAAAGGAGTTCATACAAAATAGATTGGCCCGTTACAAAAGGGGTTTTTGCTGTGTGGATATGCTGATTAATTAATTCATTACACAGGTCGTAAAGTAAAAGAGTATCCAGACGAATGAGGGCATCAAGCTCGGCGCAGAAAGCGGCGAAATCATCCCGCCAGACGACAAAGGTAAAGATCGTGTATTCCGCAAAAGGATAGTAGTTCACCTCAAGGGCGCGGGTGTTACGAAGCAACAGGTAGACCAATTCATTGGTGAGGGTGTTCAGTCCCCGTTTTTCGCTGGGTTCATGCCCATACCCGGTTTTCAGGATCATTGTTACGTATTCATAATTCTCTTCTTTGGAGATGGGATCAAGTTTTGAGACGACTAAGGGGTCAACCCGCCGGGTGGAAGAACCCCAAATTGTCAAGGGACAGCACAGGGTAGTGCTTAAAATAAGGACGGCCAAGAAAAGGCCTTTCCGGACAGAAAAATGTGGATGCGTTTTCATCTAATCACAATCCTTTTAATTATTGATTAATTGGCTTTTATTACGACTTTATGGTAGGTTTGGTCGGCCAAGTAGTTTTCGACGAATTTTTTCAGATCATTGGAGGATAAGCGCT
The window above is part of the Capillibacterium thermochitinicola genome. Proteins encoded here:
- a CDS encoding HAD family hydrolase, whose protein sequence is MTGVKGVIFDMDGVIIDSEPIHVKLEKEIIEEAGGDYAKLKPEDFMGTTDVQMWSTIKEQFGLKLSVEELINICRERFIQTIPQIPLVDNVLDFMAALRNNGYKLGLASSNNERAVETVRNQFGLDQYIEVFVNGEAVSKGKPDPEIFLTAAKLLGLQPEDCLVIEDSRNGVLAAKAAGMRCIGFQNKNSGRQDLSKADLIVTSFKNLTIEDIKNLLNEPL
- a CDS encoding Smr/MutS family protein, which produces METIDLHGITREEAEETLERRLLSAFQYGERVVRIIHGQGKHSAYFPVLKSFVRRWLEESEFARTYVEAVYRGEDGSPYTPPNPGETVVRLKGETAIGADEEIDWVEEEEELIARKQAKKRKAQARRAAFRQPYRR
- a CDS encoding M16 family metallopeptidase, which gives rise to MKTHPHFSVRKGLFLAVLILSTTLCCPLTIWGSSTRRVDPLVVSKLDPISKEENYEYVTMILKTGYGHEPSEKRGLNTLTNELVYLLLRNTRALEVNYYPFAEYTIFTFVVWRDDFAAFCAELDALIRLDTLLLYDLCNELINQHIHTAKTPFVTGQSILYELLYGPDHPYLNRFKADYSKLDINEVNTWFREIYKPNNIVISTTSELPEDFLKKPSGRDLQKRVLNPEIPPSLATDPVYRFTDARAPVSTIFIAFPGPKPEEDGFFVSRIIQKYLQHQLWSRLRQERGYCYDLQVSYSYLNEPTAPNITIAFQVLPENTEPAIYEVFNLLEELEREPLTPEEIRYFVELEEKSQDKNYSTPSFLSLMDAIGAQLDLTWATDYDQYKSELQKISSNDILNFAQTYLKNWRLSVVGPDVAELNTNFMLKGNAGD